The sequence TTCTTGGAAATGACCACAGGGAAGCTCTATAGCAATCCTACTTGATTAACAAACAACAATTCTCCAGAACCAAGGACGGGGGCGGTGCCCCTGCGACCCTTGTTCTAAACTTACTTGGGATTGCTATGGGTGCGAATACCAAGATTACTAAAAACCAGTACGGGGGCGATGCCCCTGCGACCCCTGTTCCATTCTCATTTAGGACTGCTATATTTATTTGAACCAATCATAAATCTGATCATGGAAATGCCCATAAGGGCGGGGGTGCCCCATAGCCATCCAACTTGACCAGCGACCCCTATGTCATGCTCATTGAGGATTTTTAGGGCGGCAATCCTCATACTTAGTTATTACAGGTAATATTTAGGAATGGCTTGGTCATTGAGTTTTAAGGTGATCGGGATGACAGGATTTGAACCTGCGACCCTCTGCTCCCAAAGCAGATGCGCTACCAAGCTGCGCTACATCCCGCTGGATTTATCTTAACCTGCAGATGCTTGAGATTTAGTGAAGTTCCCCAACAATTTCCTCAACAGCCCCTAGGATGCAAGTGGAACTTGGAGGAATTGCTTATGTCTGCCTTGGTCACGACCACGATTGATAGCATTCGCGCTTGGGAAGTGTTGGATTCCCGCGGGCGGCCCACCCTTGCCGTGCAGGTGGATTTGGCGGATGGGGATGTGGGGATGGCGATGGTGCCTAGCGGTGCCTCCACCGGAACCTTTGAAGCCCACGAATTGCGGGATGGGGACCCCCAACGTTACGGGGGAGCGGGGGTGCTCAAGGCAGTGGCCAACGTGATGGAGACGATTGAACCGGAATTGCTGGATTTGGATGCTACGGATCAGCAGGGGATTGACCAGGCGCTGATTGACCTGGATGGCACCCCCAACAAGAGCAATCTGGGAGCCAACGCCATTCTGGGGGTTTCCATTGCCGTGGCCAAAGCGGCGGCCCGGGCCCTGGGTTTGCCCCTGTATCGGTATCTCGGTGGCCCCATGAGCAGTGTCCTGCCCGTGCCCATGATGAATGTCCTCAACGGGGGGGTTCACGCCGACAACAATGTGGACATCCAGGAATTTATGATCGTGCCGGTGGGGGCATCCAGCTTCCGGGAAGCCCTGCGGTGGGGGGCGGAGGTCTTTGCCACCTTGAAAAAGGTATTGAAGGAGAAAAAACTCAATACCAGTGTCGGGGATGAGGGCGGGTTTGCCCCGAATTTAGGTTCCAATCGGGAAGCCCTGGATTTACTGTTACAAGCGATTGAAACCGCAGGCTACAAACCCGGTGAACAAATTGCCTTTGCCCTGGATGTCGCCGCCAGTGAATTTTATCAAAATGGGCAATATACCTACGATGGACAGAGCCGTACCCCTCAGGAATTGATTACCTACCTGGCGGAATTGGCACAAAGTTACCCCATCGTTTCCATTGAAGATGGCTTAGCCGAAGATGATTGGGAGCATTGGCAAATTCACACCCAAAATCTGGGCCAAAAAATTCAACTGGTGGGGGATGATTTGTTCGTGACCAACCGGGTAC comes from Synechococcus sp. C9 and encodes:
- the eno gene encoding phosphopyruvate hydratase → MSALVTTTIDSIRAWEVLDSRGRPTLAVQVDLADGDVGMAMVPSGASTGTFEAHELRDGDPQRYGGAGVLKAVANVMETIEPELLDLDATDQQGIDQALIDLDGTPNKSNLGANAILGVSIAVAKAAARALGLPLYRYLGGPMSSVLPVPMMNVLNGGVHADNNVDIQEFMIVPVGASSFREALRWGAEVFATLKKVLKEKKLNTSVGDEGGFAPNLGSNREALDLLLQAIETAGYKPGEQIAFALDVAASEFYQNGQYTYDGQSRTPQELITYLAELAQSYPIVSIEDGLAEDDWEHWQIHTQNLGQKIQLVGDDLFVTNRVRLQKGIDLGVANAILIKLNQIGTVTETLQTIHLATRRGYRSVISHRSGETEDTTIADLAVATNAGQIKTGSLCRSERVAKYNRLLEIENELGDTAVYAPQMGLGPKFLG